A genomic segment from Vidua macroura isolate BioBank_ID:100142 chromosome Z, ASM2450914v1, whole genome shotgun sequence encodes:
- the ZNF367 gene encoding zinc finger protein 367 — translation MAERLPPGPPPVIFCQDSPKRVLVSVIKTTPIKPSSGGSGGEEPMPVPPVPTSPGFSDFMVYPWRWGENAHNVTLSPGGSDSTAGPSALPPPRGGAGRVPGGDEEKAGSPGSGGRHRHLKDGVRRGRPRADTVRDLISEGEHSSSRIRCNICNRVFPREKSLQAHKRTHTGERPYLCDYPDCGKAFVQSGQLKTHQRLHTGEKPFVCSENGCLSRFTHANRHCPKHPYARLKREELTDRLSKKETADNKAVAEWLAKYWETREQRAPALKTKAIQKTDQEQQDPMEYLQSDEEDDEEKNGAHSAARHHRLQEQRERMHGALALIELANLAVAPLRQ, via the exons ATGGCGGAGCGGCTCCCGCCGGGCCCTCCCCCGGTGATTTTTTGCCAGGACTCCCCGAAGCGCGTCCTGGTCTCCGTTATCAAAACCACGCCGATTAAACCCTCCTCGGGGGGGAGTGGGGGCGAGGAGCCGATGCCCGTCCCGCCCGTCCCCACCAGCCCCGGCTTCAGCGACTTCATGGTCTACCCCTGGCGCTGGGGCGAGAACGCGCACAACGTGACCCTCAGCCCGGGCGGCAGCGACAGCACCGCCGGCCCGTCAGCCCTCCCGCCTCCCCGCGGGGGAGCGGGCAGGGTCCCCGGCGGGGACGAGGAGAAGGCGGGGAGCCCGGGGAGCGGCGGCCGGCACCGGCACCTGAAG GATGGAGTAAGACGTGGCCGTCCAAGAGCAGACACTGTCCGAGACCTGATCAGTGAAGGAGAGCACTCTTCCAGCAGGATACGTTGCAATATTTGCAACAGGGTCTTTCCACGAGAGAAGTCACTGCAAGCCCATAAACGAACTCACACTG GTGAAAGACCTTATTTATGTGACTACCCAGATTGTGGGAAAGCCTTTGTACAGAGTGGGCAGCTCAAAACTCACCAGCGTCTCCATACAGGAGAGAAACCCTTTGTCTGCTCAGAGAATG gctgtTTAAGCAGATTCACACATGCAAACCGTCATTGTCCCAAACATCCCTACGCCCGACTGAAGAGGGAAGAGCTCACAGATAGGCTGAGTAAGAAGGAGACCGCCGACAATAAAGCTGTGGCTGAGTGGCTAGCGAA GTACTGGGAGACTAGAGAGCAGCGTGCTCCTGCTTTGAAGACCAAAGCAATCCAGAAAACAGATCAGGAACAGCAGGACCCAATGGAGTATCTTCAGTCTGATGAAGAGGATGATGAAGAGAAAAACGGCGCTCATTCAGCTGCCCGTCACCATCGCCTCCAGGAGCAGCGTGAACGCATGCATGGCGCGTTGGCACTCATTGAGCTGGCAAACTTAGCTGTGGCACCCCTGCGACAGTAG